The following are encoded together in the Ranitomeya imitator isolate aRanImi1 chromosome 4, aRanImi1.pri, whole genome shotgun sequence genome:
- the LOC138676509 gene encoding uncharacterized protein, with protein sequence MSTNEQDCVRALIEMYRSLPCLWKIKSKDYSNRYMKREAYEKLVAVYREYHPTETVDENIVRKKIQALRTVFKKEVNKVENSKKSGAGTEEVYVPRLWYYDLMAFTRDQEIPRPCQTVTSLCEPSPEDILPESPDDHVPLQQRETTEANNVQSPQSSSSPSVEEQTCPLRPSRKRKSTAATPVDLLAVANSILSKHVTTKLSPFASLVEERLNRLDDTQRSHAERIMFDVMNAAAAGKLCDTSTLSIDVRQPSAHFYWGHQQEPMHSTPVRRPGPHNSQFRTPPAPPSFGDLSQGPPIATHHYSEMDTYYQNL encoded by the exons atgtctacaaatgagcaggactgtgttcgggcactcatagagatgtaccgctccctgccctgtttgtggaagataaaatctaaggattatagcaaccgttacatgaagagagaagcgtatgagaagctggtggccgtctacagggagtatcatcccacagagaccgtggatgaaaacattgtgaggaaaaagatccaggctctccgcacagttttcaaaaaagaggtcaacaaagtggaaaattctaagaagtctggggccggaactgaggaagtctatgtgcccaggctgtggtattacgacctgatggcattcactagagaccaagaaatccctcgcccgtgccagactgtgactagcctttgtgagccatcgcccgaagatatcctgcctgagtctcctgacgaccat gtgcctctgcaacagcgggaaacaacggaagcgaacaatgtccagtcccctcagtcctccagtagcccgtctgtcgaggagcagacatgtccactgcgcccatctagaaaaagaaaatcaacagcagccacacctgtggatctcctggcagtggccaacagcatcttgtccaagcacgtcacaaccaaactctccccattcgcatccttggttgaggaacgtttaaacagactggatgatacccaaagatctcacgcggagagaataatgtttgacgttatgaacgcggcagccgcaggaaaactatgcgacacatcaacattgagcattgacgtccgtcagcccagtgcccatttttattggggacaccaacaggagcccatgcacagcactcctgtccgcagacctgggccacataattctcagttccggacaccacctgcacccccttcttttggtgacttatcacaaggacctcctatagccacgcaccactacagtgagatggacacttactaccaaaatttgtag